The following is a genomic window from Pseudomonas parafulva.
CTTGGGCGCCGCTGTCACTCGATGGTCAACTGACCGACCATGCCCGCCTGGTAATGGCCTGGCACGTTGCAGGCAAACTCGATGGGCGCCGACTGGCGGAAGGTCCAGGTCAGCTCGGCACGCTGTCCTGGCTGGACCAGCACGGTATTGGCCGCGTCATGGCCGTGCGCAGCGTGGCCCATCTGTCCATGATCCATACCGGCCATGGCGGCCATTTCCTTCTGATGCTCGGCGTGCATGGCCGCATCGCCCAGGTTGAACTCGTGAACCAGCTTGCCTTCGTTGATCAACACGAAGCGCACCGTCTCCCCCGCCTTGACCTGCAACTTGCCTGGTTCAAAGGCGATATCTTTGAGCACTACCTGCACGGTACGGGTGGCTGTG
Proteins encoded in this region:
- a CDS encoding cupredoxin domain-containing protein; protein product: MKSVILSAAFAFASLPALADGAKSFAFGEPAPASTATRTVQVVLKDIAFEPGKLQVKAGETVRFVLINEGKLVHEFNLGDAAMHAEHQKEMAAMAGMDHGQMGHAAHGHDAANTVLVQPGQRAELTWTFRQSAPIEFACNVPGHYQAGMVGQLTIE